A genomic window from Brevibacillus agri includes:
- a CDS encoding patatin-like phospholipase family protein, whose amino-acid sequence MTAKRKPIVGVALGSGGARGFAHIGVLKALEAHGVEIDMLAGSSMGSLIAAVYANGIEPHMMGKLAQNLKRKHWLDLTVPSMGFVAGEKIKQLIKLLTHGKRMEELQKPLAIVATDIESGERVVFREGPIDQAVRASISIPGIFVPEKVGGRLLVDGGVIDRVPVTVLKDMGADIVIAVDVAQVDTPMKVSSIFDVIAQTIDVMEREILRHRIIAADIVIRPDVGHYSSIAYSGVEEIIELGEREGAAQAERIQQLIANWEESG is encoded by the coding sequence ATGACGGCGAAGCGAAAGCCAATCGTGGGAGTGGCGCTAGGCTCAGGCGGAGCCCGCGGTTTTGCGCACATTGGCGTCTTGAAAGCATTGGAGGCGCACGGTGTCGAGATCGACATGCTCGCGGGAAGCAGCATGGGAAGTTTGATCGCGGCGGTGTATGCGAACGGGATCGAGCCGCACATGATGGGAAAACTGGCGCAAAACCTCAAGCGCAAGCACTGGCTTGACTTGACTGTACCGAGCATGGGTTTTGTGGCGGGAGAAAAAATCAAGCAACTGATTAAACTGCTCACCCACGGCAAGCGGATGGAGGAGCTGCAAAAGCCACTGGCGATCGTGGCGACAGATATCGAATCGGGTGAGCGGGTCGTTTTTCGCGAAGGGCCGATCGATCAGGCGGTCAGGGCGAGCATTTCCATTCCGGGCATTTTCGTTCCGGAAAAGGTAGGCGGGCGGCTTCTCGTCGACGGAGGAGTCATCGACCGCGTGCCGGTGACGGTGTTAAAAGACATGGGAGCAGACATCGTCATTGCCGTCGACGTCGCGCAGGTCGATACGCCGATGAAAGTGAGCAGCATTTTTGATGTCATCGCGCAGACGATCGATGTCATGGAACGAGAAATTTTGCGCCATCGGATCATCGCGGCAGACATCGTAATCCGCCCGGATGTTGGACACTATAGCAGTATCGCCTACTCTGGCGTGGAGGAAATTATCGAGCTGGGCGAACGCGAGGGTGCAGCACAGGCAGAGCGCATCCAGCAACTGATTGCGAACTGGGAGGAAAGCGGATGA
- a CDS encoding SepM family pheromone-processing serine protease: MSEEQLYGQRRRSRAGRGFSWVLALIVALVGLSFFIPTNYYVTRPGSAIELGPMIDVEGGKKDETGAFMLTTVRMGEANLAWYVYANLSPDAELMPKELVVSKGEDNEDFVRREQAVMDNSQKIAEAVAFRLAGYEVKVEKEGVWVMGTLDGLPAKKVLKIGDIITAVDGVRTAEAKDLLQALASKKAGDQVEITYTRDGQEAKTVVTLVPLPESKSVGIGVRPDNKQQIFIPKKVTIASQGIGGPSAGLMMALEILDQLDTAKDLTKGYKIAGTGTISLDGTVGRIGGINHKVIAADKAGAEIFFAPQDTPDATSNYQEALATAKRIGTSMQIVPVKNVADAIAYLDGRKPKSS; encoded by the coding sequence ATGAGCGAGGAACAGCTTTATGGACAAAGACGCAGATCAAGAGCGGGCAGAGGCTTTAGCTGGGTTCTTGCCTTGATCGTTGCACTGGTAGGACTTTCTTTTTTTATCCCGACAAATTACTACGTGACCCGGCCAGGTTCGGCGATTGAGCTGGGGCCGATGATTGATGTGGAGGGCGGCAAAAAGGACGAGACAGGCGCGTTCATGCTCACCACCGTGCGGATGGGCGAGGCCAATCTGGCCTGGTACGTCTACGCCAACCTGTCTCCCGATGCGGAATTGATGCCAAAGGAGCTGGTCGTAAGCAAAGGCGAGGACAACGAAGACTTCGTCCGCCGCGAGCAGGCGGTGATGGACAATTCGCAAAAGATCGCCGAGGCCGTAGCTTTCCGCCTGGCAGGCTACGAGGTGAAGGTCGAGAAGGAAGGCGTCTGGGTGATGGGGACGCTGGACGGCCTGCCTGCCAAAAAAGTGCTGAAGATCGGCGACATCATCACGGCTGTCGACGGCGTTCGCACCGCCGAAGCCAAAGACCTGCTGCAAGCTCTCGCAAGCAAAAAGGCCGGCGATCAGGTGGAAATTACATACACGAGAGATGGACAAGAAGCCAAAACGGTGGTAACCTTGGTACCACTGCCGGAGTCAAAGTCCGTCGGGATCGGAGTGCGTCCTGACAACAAGCAGCAGATCTTCATACCGAAAAAAGTGACCATCGCGTCGCAGGGCATTGGCGGCCCGTCTGCCGGACTGATGATGGCGCTGGAAATTTTGGATCAGCTCGATACGGCGAAAGATTTGACAAAAGGCTATAAAATTGCCGGTACAGGCACCATTTCATTGGATGGGACAGTAGGCCGAATCGGCGGGATCAATCACAAGGTCATCGCAGCCGACAAGGCGGGGGCGGAGATTTTCTTCGCGCCTCAGGATACGCCTGATGCAACCTCCAATTATCAGGAAGCCCTGGCTACCGCCAAACGGATCGGAACCTCCATGCAGATCGTTCCTGTCAAAAATGTTGCGGATGCCATTGCGTATCTGGATGGACGAAAACCGAAATCTTCCTGA
- a CDS encoding YceD family protein, which translates to MNIKLAELEHRKGEPLPFQLTLDAAELKNRHQEIRGITPVNAEGEAVQLGNLYYVKGSMKADVDFVCARCLNPFTHHAAVDFSETFALADDPVLGEDEDSDILPLEGDEIELTALLQEDFLLAMPTFPLCEEDCKGLCPTCGVNRNEVACSCKNERIDPRLAGLADFFKDSK; encoded by the coding sequence ATGAACATTAAGTTAGCAGAGTTGGAACACCGAAAAGGAGAGCCATTACCGTTTCAGTTGACGCTCGACGCAGCGGAGCTGAAAAATCGCCATCAGGAAATTCGCGGGATTACGCCTGTGAACGCAGAGGGCGAGGCTGTACAGCTCGGCAATCTCTACTATGTAAAAGGCAGCATGAAGGCGGATGTCGATTTTGTGTGCGCCCGGTGCCTGAATCCTTTTACCCATCACGCAGCAGTCGACTTCTCCGAAACCTTTGCACTAGCGGATGATCCGGTGCTGGGCGAGGACGAAGACAGCGATATCCTGCCGCTGGAGGGCGACGAAATCGAGCTGACCGCTCTGTTGCAAGAGGACTTTTTGCTTGCGATGCCGACCTTCCCGTTGTGCGAGGAAGACTGCAAAGGATTGTGCCCGACTTGCGGAGTGAACCGCAACGAAGTGGCATGTAGCTGCAAGAATGAGCGGATCGACCCGCGCTTGGCCGGGTTGGCGGACTTTTTCAAGGACAGCAAGTAG
- the rpmF gene encoding 50S ribosomal protein L32, whose translation MAVPQRRTSKTRKRMRRTHFKLEIPGMIKCDNCSEYKLAHRVCPSCGHYKGVKVAK comes from the coding sequence ATGGCAGTACCTCAACGGAGAACTTCCAAAACCCGTAAAAGAATGCGTCGTACGCACTTCAAATTAGAGATTCCAGGCATGATCAAATGCGATAATTGCAGCGAATACAAGCTTGCGCATCGTGTTTGCCCAAGCTGCGGTCACTACAAAGGTGTGAAAGTGGCAAAGTAA
- a CDS encoding DeoR/GlpR family DNA-binding transcription regulator, which translates to MYQEERLAAILQYLQEHQRISVQEVVEKFSVSRDTARRDIVKLEEQGEILRTRGGAILPSLSKKSYSHQERMQLDLSGKRRIAQAAARLIKDGDYLLLDASTTVQLTVESLQTKDHVIITNSLATAASVARKDGVLVKLLGGDVNPEDQCVHGTRTIENLADYHVDKVLVGACGLTTSGLVSTNEDHGYLIREMIQRADQVIILADHTKFGKSMLYRVASLERIDMIVTDRQPGREMAEALEKNEVEVIVANE; encoded by the coding sequence ATGTACCAAGAGGAACGTTTGGCCGCGATCTTGCAGTATTTGCAAGAGCACCAGCGCATCAGCGTGCAGGAGGTCGTGGAAAAGTTCTCCGTCTCCCGCGACACAGCGAGGCGTGACATCGTCAAGCTGGAGGAGCAGGGCGAGATTTTGCGCACGCGCGGCGGAGCGATTTTGCCCAGCTTGAGCAAAAAAAGCTATTCGCATCAGGAGCGGATGCAGCTCGACCTGTCGGGCAAGCGCCGGATTGCGCAGGCAGCAGCCCGCCTGATAAAAGACGGCGATTATTTGCTGCTCGACGCGTCGACGACCGTGCAACTGACGGTAGAATCGCTGCAGACGAAAGACCATGTCATCATCACGAACTCGCTCGCGACAGCCGCCAGTGTGGCGCGCAAGGATGGCGTGCTTGTGAAGCTGCTCGGCGGGGACGTCAACCCGGAGGATCAGTGCGTGCACGGCACCCGTACCATTGAAAACTTGGCGGATTACCATGTAGACAAGGTGCTGGTTGGCGCATGTGGACTCACGACGAGCGGCCTCGTCTCGACGAATGAAGATCACGGCTATCTCATTCGGGAAATGATTCAGCGGGCCGATCAGGTCATCATTCTCGCCGACCATACCAAGTTCGGGAAGAGCATGCTGTACCGCGTAGCCAGCCTGGAGCGAATCGACATGATCGTGACAGACCGCCAGCCTGGGCGGGAGATGGCAGAGGCGCTGGAAAAAAACGAAGTGGAAGTCATAGTCGCAAACGAGTAG
- a CDS encoding IS110 family transposase, translating into MKQKQNQRITRITEKTLVVGADIAKKIHVARAVDFRGIELGKECVFHNDQEGLTKLAAWMKELGRIHEKTDIVFGIEPTGHYWFPLAAFLKEQDIRVVVVNPHHVNKSKELEDNSQTKSDYKDAKVIADLIRSGKYSEPNLPTKEYAELRILMNFREKVMVSLNQVKARITNWFDRYFPEYPQVFKDWEGKASLMTMRQFPTPEEIVSIGARGVLTHWKTEIKRGVGIKRAEQLYAAATVSIGLTEGLTAARIELAALLQQYDLYCKQEESIMTEVLQILEKIPGTKQMLSIPGIGILTVAGFLAEVGDLNNYDHRQQIIRLAGLNLTENSSGKRKGKTGISKRGRSRLRGILFRCMLPMVAKNKEFKALHEYYTTRSQNPLKKKQSIIALCGKLVRVLYTLGTKQKEYNANEVLGPIRQAQLQQSAA; encoded by the coding sequence CTGAAACAGAAACAGAATCAACGGATTACACGAATTACCGAAAAAACACTGGTTGTTGGCGCGGACATCGCCAAAAAGATTCATGTAGCTCGAGCCGTGGATTTCCGAGGCATTGAGCTTGGGAAAGAATGTGTGTTCCACAACGATCAGGAGGGGCTAACGAAACTGGCTGCGTGGATGAAGGAGCTTGGCCGGATACATGAGAAAACCGACATCGTATTTGGCATCGAGCCTACCGGACACTACTGGTTCCCGTTAGCGGCATTTTTGAAGGAGCAAGACATCAGGGTCGTCGTCGTGAATCCGCACCATGTGAACAAGAGCAAAGAACTTGAGGACAACTCGCAGACCAAGAGCGACTACAAGGATGCGAAGGTCATTGCCGACCTGATTCGGAGCGGGAAATATTCAGAGCCCAATTTGCCGACCAAGGAATATGCAGAGCTACGCATTCTGATGAATTTTCGGGAGAAGGTCATGGTGAGCTTGAATCAAGTGAAAGCTCGGATTACAAACTGGTTTGACCGCTACTTTCCGGAGTATCCACAAGTGTTTAAGGACTGGGAAGGCAAGGCATCACTGATGACCATGCGCCAGTTTCCCACTCCAGAGGAGATTGTCTCGATAGGCGCCAGAGGCGTTCTCACACATTGGAAGACGGAAATCAAGCGTGGAGTGGGCATCAAGAGAGCGGAGCAGCTCTATGCTGCCGCTACGGTCTCTATCGGGCTTACCGAGGGGCTGACAGCTGCCCGAATCGAGCTTGCCGCCTTGCTGCAGCAGTACGATCTGTACTGCAAGCAAGAAGAAAGCATTATGACGGAAGTCCTGCAGATTCTGGAGAAGATCCCCGGAACGAAGCAAATGCTGAGCATCCCAGGGATTGGCATTCTGACCGTCGCCGGCTTCTTGGCGGAGGTTGGCGATCTGAACAACTACGACCATAGACAGCAGATCATCCGTCTGGCTGGGCTGAATCTGACGGAGAACAGCTCTGGAAAACGTAAGGGAAAGACCGGAATCAGCAAGCGGGGGCGCTCTCGCCTAAGAGGCATCTTGTTCCGCTGCATGCTGCCGATGGTAGCCAAAAACAAAGAGTTTAAAGCGCTCCACGAGTATTATACAACGCGTAGTCAAAATCCGCTCAAGAAGAAGCAATCGATTATCGCCTTATGTGGAAAACTGGTTCGCGTCCTCTATACACTGGGGACAAAGCAGAAAGAGTATAACGCAAACGAAGTATTGGGGCCGATTCGACAAGCCCAGCTACAACAAAGTGCTGCATAA
- a CDS encoding ABC transporter permease produces MVYWRLIRKSYRRNLQYRLSHLVNNVASAVFGLVFIAIWMGVLRGKQVHGPYDATTMAHYIAICQSVLWVTAFLSPGLHVQLGVRSGAVSLDMIKPVHYLWYTLSQEFGRLLYNACYRSLPIGILLGLAVGFYVPSHPLTYLLFPLSLLLAVYIAMLLFYLVGISSFWTTEVRWLHLILMSLLFGFGGQMIPVDLLPGILGEVAPFLPFAAMIYYPVMTWLELAPAHGIAVQVFWAVALTAIALLATGRARRKLEIQGG; encoded by the coding sequence ATGGTCTACTGGCGGCTGATTCGCAAAAGCTATCGTCGCAATCTTCAGTATCGTCTCTCTCATCTGGTCAACAATGTGGCGAGCGCGGTTTTCGGGCTTGTTTTTATTGCCATCTGGATGGGGGTTTTGCGTGGCAAGCAAGTACACGGTCCGTACGATGCCACGACCATGGCCCATTACATCGCAATTTGCCAAAGTGTGCTCTGGGTCACGGCGTTTTTGTCTCCAGGCCTCCATGTCCAACTGGGCGTTCGCAGCGGGGCGGTAAGCCTGGACATGATTAAGCCCGTCCACTATTTGTGGTACACCTTGAGCCAGGAGTTTGGCAGGCTGCTCTACAACGCCTGTTATCGCAGTCTACCAATCGGCATTTTGCTCGGGCTTGCAGTCGGCTTCTACGTTCCTTCCCACCCGCTTACTTATCTCCTGTTTCCGCTCTCGCTGTTGCTCGCGGTGTACATCGCCATGCTCCTGTTTTATCTGGTCGGGATCTCTTCCTTTTGGACGACAGAGGTGCGTTGGTTGCACCTTATTTTGATGTCGCTGCTGTTCGGCTTTGGCGGACAGATGATTCCTGTCGATCTGTTGCCTGGCATCCTTGGGGAAGTCGCTCCGTTCTTGCCTTTTGCCGCGATGATTTACTATCCGGTCATGACCTGGCTGGAACTGGCTCCGGCGCACGGGATAGCCGTTCAAGTTTTTTGGGCGGTAGCGCTGACGGCGATCGCGCTGTTGGCGACCGGGCGAGCGAGAAGAAAACTGGAGATTCAAGGAGGGTAG
- a CDS encoding ABC transporter permease gives MLGLYRKLIAASIRAQMQYKMNFITSAATTGMIMVLDFVVLSAILHRFDNVAGWNIYEVGMLYGISSTSVSLYRLFAPELHEFEKYVVHGEFDQMLIRPVSPLMLLLTRNLDLSRIGGVVQGVAVLAVSLAGLAAEGRPIGWLALFSPVAIMSGGVIYFSMALASAALSFWTHQMKDMLTFTIYAPANASNYPISLYPGWLKWLFFSALPIAYMNYLPMLTLLGKGGGWYYPLAAPVAATVALLLARAFWNTGIRHYHSTGS, from the coding sequence GTGCTTGGACTTTATCGAAAACTAATCGCAGCCAGCATTCGCGCGCAAATGCAGTACAAAATGAATTTCATCACCAGCGCGGCTACGACCGGGATGATTATGGTGCTTGATTTCGTCGTTCTTTCCGCCATTTTGCACCGCTTTGACAACGTGGCGGGCTGGAACATTTATGAGGTCGGCATGCTGTACGGCATCTCGTCGACATCCGTATCGTTGTATCGGCTGTTTGCGCCAGAATTGCACGAATTTGAAAAGTACGTGGTGCACGGCGAGTTCGACCAGATGCTGATTCGTCCCGTCTCCCCGCTGATGCTTCTGCTCACGCGCAATCTGGACCTTTCGCGCATTGGCGGGGTGGTGCAGGGAGTGGCGGTGCTGGCTGTCTCGCTCGCCGGGCTTGCGGCAGAGGGCAGACCGATTGGGTGGCTCGCCCTGTTTTCGCCTGTGGCGATCATGTCGGGCGGCGTCATTTATTTTTCCATGGCCTTGGCCTCGGCGGCGCTGTCTTTTTGGACGCACCAAATGAAAGACATGCTGACTTTCACCATTTACGCTCCGGCCAACGCCTCCAACTATCCGATCTCGCTCTATCCGGGCTGGCTGAAGTGGCTGTTTTTCTCGGCGCTCCCGATCGCCTACATGAACTACTTGCCAATGCTGACCTTGCTTGGAAAAGGGGGCGGCTGGTACTACCCGCTTGCAGCGCCTGTCGCGGCGACAGTGGCGCTGCTATTGGCGAGAGCCTTCTGGAATACGGGGATTCGGCACTATCACAGTACGGGAAGCTAA
- a CDS encoding ABC transporter ATP-binding protein, producing the protein MIETAHISKSFFLTPPKEGPFASLRSLFSREQREVKAVDDISFSIEAGEFVGYIGPNGAGKSTTIKMLSGILHPSQGEIRIDGYSPQKDRIQVASRIGVVFGQRTQLWWDLPVKDSFEILQAMYKIDDRAYRRAMAMYQELLDLHEFLDTPVRKLSLGQRMRADLAATLLHDPPVLFLDEPTIGLDVVAKTRIRAFLKEVNETQKKTILLTTHDMDDIEQLCKRIIVINHGKKMMDTSLDDMRRQIGLPSLIQVEYRQPPHLEAELPGIERMELAGNVLSIHFDKGKISSPRILAAVANWGEPLDIQMKEPGIEEIIRLMYRE; encoded by the coding sequence ATGATTGAAACAGCACATATCAGCAAATCGTTTTTTCTGACTCCGCCCAAAGAAGGTCCGTTCGCTTCGCTGCGTTCCCTGTTTTCCCGCGAGCAGCGCGAAGTCAAGGCGGTGGACGACATTTCCTTTTCAATCGAGGCGGGGGAGTTCGTCGGCTACATCGGTCCGAACGGCGCGGGGAAATCGACCACGATCAAGATGCTCTCCGGCATTTTGCATCCGAGTCAGGGGGAAATTCGCATTGACGGCTACAGTCCGCAAAAAGACAGAATCCAGGTCGCTTCGCGCATCGGCGTCGTGTTCGGACAGCGTACACAGTTGTGGTGGGACTTGCCTGTCAAAGACTCGTTTGAAATTTTACAGGCGATGTACAAGATCGACGACCGGGCCTATCGGCGCGCGATGGCGATGTACCAGGAGCTTTTGGACTTGCACGAGTTTTTGGACACGCCTGTGCGCAAGTTGTCTTTGGGACAGCGAATGAGAGCGGACCTCGCTGCGACCCTTTTGCACGATCCGCCCGTTTTGTTCCTGGATGAGCCGACAATCGGCCTGGACGTGGTTGCGAAGACGCGGATTCGCGCGTTTTTGAAAGAAGTCAACGAGACGCAAAAAAAGACGATTTTGCTCACGACGCACGACATGGACGATATTGAGCAGTTGTGCAAGCGGATTATCGTCATCAATCACGGGAAAAAGATGATGGATACGAGCCTGGACGACATGCGCCGCCAAATTGGCCTGCCCAGCTTGATTCAGGTCGAATATCGCCAGCCCCCGCACCTGGAGGCGGAACTGCCGGGGATTGAGCGGATGGAGCTTGCAGGCAATGTGTTGTCCATTCATTTTGACAAAGGCAAAATTTCTTCGCCGCGCATTCTCGCCGCAGTCGCGAACTGGGGCGAGCCGCTGGACATCCAAATGAAGGAACCCGGGATCGAGGAAATCATTCGGCTGATGTACCGCGAGTGA
- the fapR gene encoding transcription factor FapR, whose product MFRIARLPKKDRQTRLVQSLADNPFATDEDLAELFHVSIQTIRLDRLELGIPELRERIKSVAEKSLDPVKSLGIDEVIGEIIDLQLDSQAISVLEIKEEHVFSKTQIARGHYIFAQANSLAVAVINADVALTATARIRFVRPVRIGEKLVAKALVRSRNGDECKVRVETKVQGELVFTATFRVVEMSGTQNRHG is encoded by the coding sequence GTGTTTCGCATCGCCCGCTTGCCAAAAAAAGACCGCCAGACGCGCTTGGTGCAGTCGCTGGCGGATAATCCATTTGCGACGGACGAAGATCTGGCTGAGTTATTTCATGTCAGCATTCAAACAATACGTTTAGACCGATTGGAGCTTGGGATTCCCGAGCTGCGCGAGCGGATCAAATCGGTTGCCGAAAAGAGTCTCGATCCCGTAAAATCGCTGGGGATCGACGAGGTGATCGGCGAGATTATCGACTTGCAGCTCGATTCCCAGGCCATTTCCGTACTGGAAATAAAAGAAGAGCATGTTTTTTCGAAGACGCAGATTGCCAGGGGGCACTATATTTTTGCCCAGGCCAACTCGTTGGCAGTAGCAGTCATTAATGCAGATGTGGCGTTGACCGCAACCGCCCGAATCCGCTTCGTGCGGCCTGTGCGCATCGGCGAAAAGCTGGTGGCAAAAGCGCTGGTGCGCAGCCGGAACGGCGACGAATGCAAAGTGCGCGTTGAGACCAAGGTTCAGGGAGAATTGGTCTTTACCGCGACGTTTCGGGTTGTAGAAATGTCAGGGACACAAAATCGGCATGGATGA
- the plsX gene encoding phosphate acyltransferase PlsX: MRIAVDAMGGDNAPRSTVLGALAAIKENPAITVVLVGDEQAIWNHLPQDLPANIEIVPTTEVILPDDEPVRAVRRKKNSSLVVAVEMAREKIVDAAISAGNTGALMTAGLLYAGRMEGIERPALAAFIPNVLGRVTLTLDVGANMDAKPHHLLQYAVMGSLYAEKVLGFENPKVGLLNVGTEEGKGNELTKAVFPLLSQADLNFVGNVEARDVMQGACDVLVCDGFVGNVLLKAVEGAASTIFSLLKQEFTSSLINKVGAAILKPGLVRFKNKMDYAEYGGAPLLGLKSPVIKAHGSSDERAMKNAIASAARFVRQDVNEVIAQALQKNITGESE; encoded by the coding sequence TTGCGAATTGCAGTTGATGCGATGGGCGGCGATAACGCACCGCGAAGTACAGTTTTAGGGGCGCTTGCTGCCATCAAGGAAAACCCGGCCATTACCGTTGTACTGGTGGGAGATGAACAGGCCATTTGGAACCACTTGCCGCAAGACTTGCCGGCAAACATCGAGATCGTTCCTACTACGGAAGTGATTTTGCCAGATGATGAACCGGTTCGAGCTGTACGTCGCAAGAAAAATTCTTCGCTTGTCGTAGCAGTCGAGATGGCACGCGAAAAAATCGTGGATGCAGCGATCTCTGCAGGTAATACAGGTGCGCTCATGACGGCGGGGTTGCTCTATGCAGGCCGCATGGAGGGGATTGAACGTCCCGCTCTGGCCGCCTTTATCCCGAATGTACTGGGCCGCGTCACGCTTACGCTCGACGTCGGCGCCAACATGGATGCGAAGCCGCATCACCTGCTGCAATATGCGGTGATGGGCAGTCTGTACGCAGAAAAAGTGCTGGGCTTTGAAAATCCGAAAGTGGGACTCCTCAACGTAGGGACAGAGGAAGGAAAAGGAAACGAGCTGACCAAAGCCGTCTTCCCGCTTCTGTCCCAGGCAGACCTGAATTTTGTCGGCAACGTGGAAGCGCGTGACGTCATGCAAGGGGCATGCGATGTGCTCGTTTGCGACGGCTTTGTCGGCAACGTGCTGCTGAAAGCGGTAGAGGGCGCGGCCTCCACAATCTTTTCGCTGTTGAAGCAGGAGTTTACTTCCAGTCTGATTAATAAAGTAGGAGCGGCCATTTTAAAGCCGGGACTCGTGCGCTTCAAGAACAAAATGGACTATGCGGAATACGGGGGAGCGCCGTTGTTGGGCCTGAAAAGTCCTGTCATCAAGGCACACGGCTCCTCTGACGAGCGAGCGATGAAAAACGCGATTGCCAGCGCAGCCCGCTTCGTGCGGCAAGATGTAAACGAAGTCATTGCGCAGGCGCTACAGAAAAATATAACGGGAGAAAGCGAGTGA
- a CDS encoding beta-ketoacyl-ACP synthase III, whose protein sequence is MDKKRSVGILATGSYTPDRVLSNFDLEKMVETTDEWIVSRTGIRERRICSAEQASSDLAYEAAKKALERANISAEQLDMIIVATVTPDMMFPSTACILQEKLGAKRAAALDVSAACTGFLYGITTAAQFIANGLYKYVLVVGVETLSKITNYKDRNTCVLFGDGAGAAVIGEVREGFGFQSFELGADGAGGELLCLPAGGSRIPASSESVENNLHYLSMAGGEVFKFAVRVMNSATEAVLSKAGVERENIDLLVPHQANKRIIDSAVQRFGLSEDKVAINLDRYGNMSSASIPVALDEAIAAGRVKEGDNVILVGFGGGLTWGATLLKWSTTPAEGSGQ, encoded by the coding sequence ATGGACAAAAAGCGTTCAGTAGGCATTTTGGCTACAGGTTCCTATACACCTGACAGAGTGCTTAGCAACTTCGATCTGGAAAAAATGGTGGAAACGACAGATGAGTGGATTGTTTCCCGCACCGGAATCCGGGAACGTCGCATTTGCTCGGCTGAGCAAGCTTCCTCCGATCTTGCTTATGAAGCTGCGAAAAAAGCGCTGGAGCGAGCCAACATCAGCGCAGAGCAGCTCGACATGATTATCGTGGCAACAGTGACGCCTGATATGATGTTCCCGTCGACTGCCTGCATCCTGCAGGAAAAGCTAGGAGCAAAACGTGCAGCGGCGCTTGACGTATCGGCTGCCTGCACAGGCTTTTTGTACGGCATCACGACAGCGGCGCAGTTCATTGCCAACGGACTTTACAAATACGTGCTGGTCGTCGGGGTAGAGACGCTGTCCAAAATTACGAACTACAAAGACCGCAACACATGTGTGCTGTTCGGGGATGGCGCAGGTGCCGCTGTGATCGGCGAAGTGCGGGAAGGCTTTGGCTTCCAGTCGTTTGAGCTTGGCGCAGACGGCGCAGGCGGAGAGTTGCTGTGCCTGCCTGCGGGCGGCTCGCGCATCCCGGCTTCGAGCGAGTCGGTCGAAAACAACCTGCACTATCTCTCGATGGCAGGCGGCGAAGTCTTCAAATTCGCGGTGCGCGTGATGAACTCCGCGACAGAAGCGGTATTGTCCAAAGCGGGAGTCGAGCGGGAAAACATCGACCTTTTGGTGCCGCACCAGGCGAACAAGCGGATTATCGACTCTGCCGTGCAACGCTTCGGCTTGTCTGAGGACAAAGTGGCGATCAACCTCGACCGTTACGGAAACATGTCTTCTGCGTCGATTCCGGTTGCGCTGGACGAAGCGATCGCGGCGGGACGGGTAAAAGAAGGCGACAACGTCATTCTCGTAGGTTTCGGCGGGGGCTTGACCTGGGGAGCAACGCTTCTGAAATGGTCGACCACGCCAGCGGAAGGGAGCGGACAGTAG